In the Microcebus murinus isolate Inina chromosome 14, M.murinus_Inina_mat1.0, whole genome shotgun sequence genome, one interval contains:
- the ATAD1 gene encoding outer mitochondrial transmembrane helix translocase isoform X1 codes for MVHAEAFSRPLSRNEVVGLIFRLTIFGAVTYFTIKWMVDAIDPTRKQKVEAQKQAEKLMKQIGVKNVKLSEYEMSIAAHLVDPLNMHVTWSDIAGLDDVITDLKDTVILPIKKKHLFENSRLLQPPKGVLLYGPPGCGKTLIAKATAKEAGCRFINLQPSTLTDKWYGESQKLAAAVFSLAIKLQPSIIFIDEIDSFLRNRSSSDHEATAMMKAQFMSLWDGLDTDHRCQVIVMGATNRPQDLDSAIMRRMPTRFHINQPALKQREAILKLILKNENVDRHVDLLEVAQETDGFSGSDLKEMCRDAALLCVREYVNSTSEESHDEDEIRPVQQQDLHRAIEKMKKSKDAAFQNVLTHVCLD; via the exons ATGGTACATGCTGAAGCCTTTTCTCGTCCTTTGAGTCGGAATGAAGTTGTTGGTTTAATTTTCCGTTTGACAATATTTGGTGCAGTAACATACTTTACTATCAAATGGATGGTAGATGCAATTGATCCAACCAGAAAGCAAAAAGTAGAAGCTCAGAAACAG gcAGAAAAATTAATGAAGCAAATTGGTGTGAAAAATGTGAAGCTCTCAGAATATGAAATGAGTATTGCTGCTCATCTGGTAGACCCTCTTaatatgcat GTTACTTGGAGTGATATAGCAGGTTTAGATGATGTTATTACAGATCTGAAAGACACAGTCATTTTACCTATCAAAAAGAAGCATTTGTTTGAGAATTCCAGGCTTCTGCAGCCTCCAAAAG GTGTTCTTCTCTACGGGCCTCCAGGCTGTGGTAAAACATTGATTGCCAAGGCTACAGCCAAAGAAGCAGGCTGTCGATTTATTAACCTTCAGCCTTCAACACTGACTGATAAGTGGTATGGAGAATCTCAAAAATTGGCTGCTGCTGTTTTCTCTCTTGCCATAAAACTACAGCCTTCCATCATCTTTATAGATGAAATAG ACTCCTTTCTACGAAACCGTTCAAGTTCTGACCATGAAGCTACAGCCATGATGAAAGCTCAGTTTATGAGTCTCTGGGATGGATTGGATACTGATCACCGCTGCCAG gtcaTAGTAATGGGAGCTACTAATCGTCCTCAGGACCTTGACTCGGCTATAATGAGAAGAATGCCTACAAGATTTCATATCAACCAGCCC GCTTTAAAACAAAGAGAAGCAATCTTGAAACTcatcttgaaaaatgaaaat GTGGATAGGCATGTAGACCTGCTAGAAGTTGCCCAGGAAACTGATGGGTTTTCAGGAAGTGACCTAAAAGAGATGTGTCGAGATGCTGCCCTTCTCTGTGTCAGAGAATATGTTAATTCTACATCAGAAGAAAG ccATGATGAAGATGAAATTCGGCCTGTGCAACAGCAGGACCTGCATCGGGCAATCgaaaagatgaagaaatcaaaGGATGCGGCATTTCAGAATGTTTTAACACACGTTTGTTTAGATTAA
- the ATAD1 gene encoding outer mitochondrial transmembrane helix translocase isoform X2, whose translation MKQIGVKNVKLSEYEMSIAAHLVDPLNMHVTWSDIAGLDDVITDLKDTVILPIKKKHLFENSRLLQPPKGVLLYGPPGCGKTLIAKATAKEAGCRFINLQPSTLTDKWYGESQKLAAAVFSLAIKLQPSIIFIDEIDSFLRNRSSSDHEATAMMKAQFMSLWDGLDTDHRCQVIVMGATNRPQDLDSAIMRRMPTRFHINQPALKQREAILKLILKNENVDRHVDLLEVAQETDGFSGSDLKEMCRDAALLCVREYVNSTSEESHDEDEIRPVQQQDLHRAIEKMKKSKDAAFQNVLTHVCLD comes from the exons ATGAAGCAAATTGGTGTGAAAAATGTGAAGCTCTCAGAATATGAAATGAGTATTGCTGCTCATCTGGTAGACCCTCTTaatatgcat GTTACTTGGAGTGATATAGCAGGTTTAGATGATGTTATTACAGATCTGAAAGACACAGTCATTTTACCTATCAAAAAGAAGCATTTGTTTGAGAATTCCAGGCTTCTGCAGCCTCCAAAAG GTGTTCTTCTCTACGGGCCTCCAGGCTGTGGTAAAACATTGATTGCCAAGGCTACAGCCAAAGAAGCAGGCTGTCGATTTATTAACCTTCAGCCTTCAACACTGACTGATAAGTGGTATGGAGAATCTCAAAAATTGGCTGCTGCTGTTTTCTCTCTTGCCATAAAACTACAGCCTTCCATCATCTTTATAGATGAAATAG ACTCCTTTCTACGAAACCGTTCAAGTTCTGACCATGAAGCTACAGCCATGATGAAAGCTCAGTTTATGAGTCTCTGGGATGGATTGGATACTGATCACCGCTGCCAG gtcaTAGTAATGGGAGCTACTAATCGTCCTCAGGACCTTGACTCGGCTATAATGAGAAGAATGCCTACAAGATTTCATATCAACCAGCCC GCTTTAAAACAAAGAGAAGCAATCTTGAAACTcatcttgaaaaatgaaaat GTGGATAGGCATGTAGACCTGCTAGAAGTTGCCCAGGAAACTGATGGGTTTTCAGGAAGTGACCTAAAAGAGATGTGTCGAGATGCTGCCCTTCTCTGTGTCAGAGAATATGTTAATTCTACATCAGAAGAAAG ccATGATGAAGATGAAATTCGGCCTGTGCAACAGCAGGACCTGCATCGGGCAATCgaaaagatgaagaaatcaaaGGATGCGGCATTTCAGAATGTTTTAACACACGTTTGTTTAGATTAA